Below is a window of Planktothrix tepida PCC 9214 DNA.
GGAAGTAACAACTTGCAAAATTTTCCTGTTATTAATTCAGCCCTTTCCGATGGAACTAATACAACTATTTCTGGAACCTTAAATAGTACGCCTAACACAACTTTTCGGGTTGAATTTTTCGCTAATGATATTTTAGATCCCACCACATTCGGAGAAGGTCAACAATTTTTAGGATTTGCCAACGTCATAACTGATTCAACGGGAAATATCAGCTTTGATCAAAGCTTTTTATCTTCTCAAACTGACAATAAATTTATTACCACCACCGCCACAGATCCCAGTAACAGCACCTCAGAATTTTCAGGGGGACAAAAAGTTAATCCCTTAACCCGTGTTGAATTTTCTCAAGGAAATTATCAACTGAATGAAGATGGAACTGTTGTTAGTAATGCTATTACAATTAATCGCACCGGAAATACCGCAAGTTCATCCAGTATTGAGGTTCAATTAACAGATGGAACAGCAACCGGAGGAACTAACCTTGACACGGGGATAGACTTTAATAACACTTCGATTTTAGTTAACTTTGCATCAGGAGAAACCTTTAAAACTGTAACCATTCCCATTAATAATGATACGTTAACCGAAGACAACGAAACTTTGACATTAACACTAGCCAATGGAAGTATTGGAACAATCATTAATCCTCAAAATAGTTCAATTGTTGAAATTATCGATAACGACGAACCTGTTCCCACACCAGAACCCACACCAGAACCTACACCTACACCAGAACTCACACCTACACCAACGCCTACGCCAGAACCCACACCTACACCCATACCCACGCCAGAACCCACGCCAGAACCTACGCCAGAACCCACTCCTACACCCATACCCACGCCAGAACCTACGCCAGAACCTACGCCAGAACCCACTCCTACACCCATACCCACGCCAGAACCTACACCTACACCAGAACCAGAAGATCCAGACTGTCTTTGTCCCTCTTTCCCGACTCCTCCTGATGTTAATTTAACTCAACCTATAGATAGAATTGTAGGTAAGGAACCCGATGAAAAATTATTAGGTACAGAAGGAAATAACTTTTTACAAAGCTTTGGTGGGAATGACACTTTAATCGGCTTAGATGGACAAGATACCCTGGTTGGAGAAATACAAAACGATATTTTATTGGGAAATAAAAACGCAGATTTATTAATCGGTAAAATAGGAGAAGACACACTCTATGGGGGAAAAGAAGATGATTTAATTTTGGGAGACGAAGGAAATGATCAAATTTGGGGAGATGAAGAAAATGATACCTTATTAGGAGGAAATGGAGATGATACCTTATTGGGTGGAATTAACGATCCATCTAATCCCAGCGAAGATGGGCTAGACTTATTATTCGGGAATGAAGGAAATGATTTAATTTTCGGAAATCAAGCTAATGATTCTCTCTCAGGAGAAGCGGGAGATGATAGTTTGTATGGCGGGAAAAATGATGATTTGATGTCCGGGGATGCAGGTGATGATTTACTATTGGGTGATCAAGGAAATGATACCCTTTGCGGCGGTGAAGGGGAAGATACACTGTATGGAAGCTTAGGTTCAAAAACAGAAGCGAGTTCGGGAGAAGAAGAAGATTTACTTTGTAGCGACGAAGGAAATGATTTTCTGTTCGGAAACGAAGGAAAAGACACCTTAAATGGTGGCCTAGGAAATGATAGTTTGTTTGGAGGTAAAAATAATGATAGCCTCATCGGTGGCGCAGGAAATGATACTTTACTAGGCGATCAAGGTAACAATACTTTAGCAGGGGGAACAGGAAGCGATCTCTTCGTTGTTAGGGTTAATCAAGGCGAGAATACAATAATTGACTTTCAAGATAGTCAAGATCAAATTCTGGTAATTTTAAATGAAAATTTAGATAATTTTATTTCTTTTGAAGACTTGATAATTACCCAAAATGGAAACAATACATTGATCCAATTTGAGGAACAAGTTCTGGCTATTTTAGAGGGGATAGAAACAAACTTGATTACGTCAGAGGATTTCTTGTTTATTAACGCCTAACTCAATTTTCTTTTCCCATCTGTTCCCTATTCTAAGAGTGGATAGCGCTATAACGGGTGATTAACGTTATCATGATCTCAAATCAACCCCTATCGTTTATGGAGGGCCAGGAAACTGGTTAAATGTGCCTATCGAAACGATTTATGGTCAACTCCAAGGTCTAAAACCCAGTCAGCTTAAACGGTTGCAAAGCCTGTATCATCAAAGATTACCGGGCGATCGCATTACAACCGCAGAATTTGCCCAGCGACTGGCGGCTATTAGTACAGAAGTTGAACAACCTCTGTGCGCCTATATTAACCGTCGGGGACAAGTCATGCGTGTGGGAGTCGGAAGCCCGCGCCAGACCCAAATTCCCCCCTTAGAACTGCCCCGTTATGGCAATGGACGGCTGAGTGGGATTCGCTGTATAGCGACCCAAACCACCGCCGAACCCCCCAAAGAATCAGCCCTCACTGCAATGGCCATTCAACGGTTAGATGTTCTCGCAGTTCTAACGTTAACCGGAAGCGGGTTTCAACGACGAGGAGGAGGTGAAACAGGTTATGTCAAAGATACCTATATCGCTCACCTTGTCCCAGAAATGGACACGGCAAATAATCAACACATTGATAATGGTTTTTCTGCCATTCCCTATTATTTGTCCTTGCCCATGAGTTTGGATATCCTTTCCCAACAGGATTTTCTCGATTTGGTTAACGGCTTAGAGGCAGAATTTGAACGGGAATTTGTCGCCCGTGAAGTTGATTCTAGCCAAGATAAAGTCCTCTTAGTCGGAGTCAAAACGGAAAAAATCTCTCCCCAACGTTTTGAAGATGGGTTAGCGGAATTGGTGCGTTTAGTCGATACCGCCGGGGGTAAAGTGTTACAAACCCTGCGGCAAAAGCGATCGCAACCTCATCCCCAAACCGTTGTCGGCGAAGGAAAAGTCCAAGAAATCGCCCTCGTCGCCCAAACTATCGGTGCGAATTTAATTGTTTTTGACCGGGACTTATCCCCCGCCCAAGTTCGTAACCTAGAAACCCAAATTGGGGTAAGGGTTGTAGACCGAACTGAAGTTATCCTCGATATTTTTGCCCAACGAGCTCAGTCGGGGGCTGGAAAATTACAAGTGGAACTGGCCCAACTTGAATATAGTTTACCTCGCTTAACAGGTCGAGGTCGGGCGATGTCTCGGTTAGGGGGTGGAATTGGAACCAGGGGGCCAGGGGAAACAAAATTGGAAACGGAACGGCGGGCCATTCAACGGCGCATTTCCCGGTTACAGCAGGAAGTGAACCAACTCCAAGCGCATCGGTCTCGTTTACGCCAAAATCGTCAAGTTCGAGAAGTCCCCACCTTAGCGTTAGTGGGATATACCAACGCTGGAAAATCGACGTTATTAAATGTTCTTACCCAGTCGGAAGTCTACACGGCTGACCAACTCTTTGCCACCCTTGACCCCACCACTCGCCGTTTAGAGATTCCTGACACGATGACCGAGGAACCCTTAACGGTGGTGATTACGGATACAGTGGGATTTATTCATGAGCTACCCCCGCCTTTAATTGATGCCTTTCGCGCTACCTTAGAGGAAGTCACCGATGCGGATGCGTTAATTCATTTAGTCGATTTATCCCATCCCGCTTGGGAAAGTCAAATTGAGTCGGTGATGCAGATTTTAAGGGAAATGCCTGTTACTCCGGGCCCTGGATTATTAGCGTTTAATAAAATTGATCAAACTGATGGCGATACCTTACGATTAGCACAAGAGAAATATCCCCAAGCCGTTTATATTTCTGCATCTAAAGCGTTAGGATTAGAAACCCTCAGAAAACGCATGGCGGCTTTAGTTCATTATGCCGTTTCTAATCGTTAAAAGGGAGCAGGGAACAGGGAACAGGGAACAGGGGGAAAAGAAAATAGAAAAGAGGGAATAGGGGATAGGAAAAGGTGATTAGCCACCCGATCCATTATTTATAGTCAACATTGAAGGATAGAATATAACCCCACAATCCCACTATTTTTTATCTAATCAATGATTTTTTTCAATTGCAACTTTGAGCAATTATCGCTATATTATTAATAGATTGATCGTTCACTTACTCAGGCAGGAAATTAAACATGGACAGCAATACGATTCGAGAACGAGTTGCTTTAATTGAGCAAAAACGGGAATCTCTGGTTAAGTTGTTAGAAAGACCTAATTTAGGAACCCTCAGAATTGATGTTAATCAAGCCTTAGAAGAAATTGATGAATTAATCGAAGAGTTTAAACGCACGTTCCCCAATCCAGAACATAACTAGAAGGTAATTATCCCCTGTAAAAACAACTAAAATTTTAAAAATTACAGGGGAAAATGAGTTAGCAAGTCTCCATTAATCAGATTCAAGCCAAATAAGATTGCTATAGCAATCCCAAATCGCTCGTAATAATTTACAACTGACATAAAACAGCCAGAAGTATTATCTTTGTTACCTATTCCCAGTTCGGTGTTCCCTATCTATGAGCTTACAAAATATAAAAATAGAAACCTCTATTCCCAAAGAATGGGCTAGTCAATTGAATCAATTATCCGCAGAAACAGGACATTCTGTAGACAAATTAGTTCATGAAGCTATCGGACATTATTTAGAAAAAGTTCAATTTTCTTCTATTTCTAATTCCGCTAATTTAGATGCTTCAAACCTTCATCAAGAATTATTAATTTTACAGCAAAAAGTTCAATCCTTAGAACCCTTATTACATCAAGTCGCTAAATTAGAAGCTAAAATAGTAACCCTAGAAAAAATAATTATTCCAGAAGTTCCTATTATTCCTAATTCTACCTTTGCTCAACTTTTAACCAATGATGATGATGATGATGAACCCGATGAAGTTCTAACAGACTTTTTATCTTAAAAAATTTACTTATAATTCAAAAGGAGCCATAATTCCTAATTTTTCTTCTAATAAAATTTGAAGAATCACTTGCGTAATTAAAACCAAACCCAGTCTCGCTTGAGCTAACTCCGGGGTCTGTTGTTTGACCTCTCCCCAAATCCGACAGTGACGATAAAACTGTTGGAAATTTTCGCTTAATTGAACAGCAAGTTTGAGCCAATGAGGAGAACTTAAAGGGAAAAAAAGAGCATCTACAGTCTTCACCAATTGCATTAAAAGTTGATAGTCATAACTTTGAGTAAATTGTAATTGTCCTTGATCTGTTAACCAAGGAATCGGAGAAGAAGTAAAGCTAATTTTTAAGGGTAATACAGCCCTTAAATTGGTTTCTTCTAACTGAATTAAATGCTCCCGGTCAGCCAAACTTAATAAAGAACAACAGCGAGCATGACTATATTGAACCTCAAATTGATCCAGGGAAATTTCCCGATTCCGAAGCGGAGTTAGTGTCCATCGGTGGCGAAGAAGTTGTTCTAACCAAGTCGCAATTCCCACATCCGTAAAAATAAATTGCAACATCCCTGACGACAAGGGATAAACCGTCACATCTGTAGGAATTTGCCCAAAACCGCACTGCTCCTCTGCATTTAAGGTCTTTAAGCTAACACAGATAGCCTCCGCCAAATCCAGAGCCGGTTGATGCAAGCGGGATGAAAGTTTCAGTGCGATCGCCGATCCGTATGTGATCTGAGTCTCATGTTTAATGTGATTTACGGGAATTTCCTGAGAATCAACCGTATCAATCCCTTGAAATCGTAAACTTTTTCCCAGTTGTACCGTCAATACCTTTGCCAAAGCAAGCATAACCTTCAAACTCCATCCCAAACAAGCTCACATTGGCTATTATCAGCATACTAAGTCAATACCCTGACAGAATTTTTTGAAATTGATTGTCTAAAATAGTTGATGAGTTTACTCAAAAGAGATGTGTTTTTTGTTACTTTGGTTAAAGGATCTTAAACCCTTCTCTCTCAAGTATAAAATACACCTTCAGGATAGGCGAGCAATTCTGTGAACCCATTCAACACTTGACGGATGTGGAGGTGTATGAGCATCTTGTCTTGACCTTTGACTAAAAATTGTTTATTACCTGATCTCATGATGCAATCATCTCCTATTCCGACCGATTCCAATCGACCTTTCCTAACCTGGCAGCGGATTACAGACTGGGCACAGGAACATTACCGTTGCCGCAGTTTCAGCAAAGATGAGCGGATTCCGGCGCGTCCAGGGTTACTGTATTTAGTCCAACGGGGTGCAGTCCGATTAGTTGGGAGCGCTCAACTGGAATATGCGAAGGGTAAACCCAATTCCAAACCCCGCAATCGCAATTTAGATGAAGCCTTTCTCGGTTTTGTCGGTGCAGGTCAACCCTTTGAACTGGTGGCTCAGTCTCCCTTTAGTCTACAAGCCTATAGCCATGCCGATGATACGACCGTGTTATGGATGTATTGGCACGATTTAGATAATTGGCCCCATTTTCGTCGGGAAGTTCTCGATGCGTTTCGATATCAACATCAACGGAAATTACTTTGGTTAAGTACATTGGGTCAACGTCGTACCATTGACCGGCTTTTAGGATTTTTAACCTTACTCATTGAAGAATACGGGGAATATTATGCCAGTGGTACTGGGGAAGATGGGTTTAAAGGCTATTGTTTACCTTGGTCATTAACCCACTCTCAAATCGGAAGTGCCATCGGTTCCACACGAGTTACCGTAACTCGGCTGATGGGAAAACTGCGTCAACAAGGCTTAGTTTATACTCAAGACGATAACTTAATTTGTATTCCCATTGAATCTCAAAACTACAACAACGCATTGGATTTAGAAGACGATGCAGGATTTGAAGAAGAATAATCAGTTATCAGTTATCAGTTATCAGTTATCAGTTATTAGTTATTGGTTATTAGTTATTAGTAATAAATAATCATCTGTTGATGAACTCCGAGCCTCTAAACTGTTTACTAATAACTGATCAAACCTTAGACTAATTAGTGATTACTGATTCCTGATAAAACCTGCCGTAACTGTGTTGTTGCCTGGGTTTGGGAGTTGGACAAATCTAACAGTTGATTCAGTTGAGTCGTTGTTTCCTGCAACTGCTGCCGAACTTGATTCCACGAATCTTGAACAGGTCGTAACATTTCCTGATACAAATTAATCCGCCCCCAAAGTTCAGCCACCATGCGTTGTTGTTCGATCCAACTTTGCTCCTGAGTTTCTAACTGTTGACGGGTTTGTTCTTGTTGTTGAACTTGAGCATTTACCTCTGTCTCTCTTTGGGCAAAGGTAGAGCGCAATTGTTGGAGTTCTGTTTCCAAAGTTTGGAGTTGCTGTTGTTGTTCCTGTTGTTGGGTTTCCAAATTCGCAATCACCGATTTCAAATCAGTCGGCCCCCCTGCGGTGGCCGGAGATAAACCTCGACGACGATTTAACACTCCTTCATATTGAGTTTTATGGTCTTCCCGCTCTTTGAGGGTACGGCGCTGACCCACCAATGTTTCATTCAACATTTGATAGGCATCTTGCTCCTCAGCTAATTTCGTCTGTAAACTCTCTCGATCTCCATCATTTGCCGTTTTGAGTTCCTCTTGAATTTCCCCAATCTCTTCGAGTTTGTATTTTAATTCCTCCTCTTGGTCTTTAACAAAACCAGACCAGCGATCCCATTCCTGTTTTAATTGTTCGACTTCCGCTTGTAATTGTTCTAAGGGCATCGCCTCCAAGGCTTGGATATCCACTTTCACGCTCACTGCGGCGGGTTCATCCTGCGATTGACGAGAAGCCAACTCTTGTAACTGTTCTAATAAAGTTTGACGGCTTTGGATCAGGGTTTGTAACGTTTGAGCATAGTCCTGTTTCGTTTGGACTAACTGTTGCTGGGAGGCTAACTCAGAGCGATTTTGAATTAACGTATCCTGCGCTTGCTGCCACTGTTGCCATTGCTGTTTAATGCTGCTGGTTGTCGTTTCTAGGGTTTGTTGAAGACGTTCAGCCTCAGAACGTTGTTCTTGTAATCGTTGCTGATGTTGTGCCAGTAAACTCTCAGCGCTAGTCACTTGTTCTAAGGACTGATGAAGTTTTGTCTGTAACGGTGAAATTTCAACAGGGTTAGACAATTGATTGAGTAAGTTACTGAGGAGTTCAGATTGTTCGGCACTCAAGGAAGGAGACGACTGTAATTGAGCTTGTTGTTCTTCAAGCTGTTTGCGTTGATCTCGTAACTGCTGTCGAGTGGTTTCAATATCTTGACGAGCCTGGTCAATTTGAGACCGTAAATGGTTACTTTCATCTCGGGAACGCTCAATTTCTTGACGTTGCTGTTCGAGCCGTTCTAATTCTTCCTCCAATTGTTCCATCTGTTCGCGTCGGGCTTCCATTTCCATTTCCCGGCGATTTAATTCCTGACTTTGGTAAGTCAACGACTCCTTCCACTGTTCAATTTCTTCCTGTTGGGTTTTAAACTTTTCCTGCAACCGAGAAAAATCTTGGAGAATCCCCACGAGTTGGCGGGCAGCTTCTTGGATACGCTGTACCTGCTTACCCGTATTCAGATCGACTAATACTAACGTTCCGTCCTTAAAGTTATTCGCATCATCAGCAAGGATGATTTCATCTCCGGGTACAGCACTCCAATTGTTTTCACCTCGCTGACAAGCCAATAGCTTGAGTTCAGTCCTACCGCCGCCCAGACCAAATTTGCTACTCTGCTTTTGTACTTCCGCTAAATAGAGCATCGGCCCTTTATCCTCTTGAGGTGTTCAAGCACTATTTGTTCGCTGTCTTAATCATAAAACCTTCTGGGAGTCGCAGGTAAACAGTTAATCCTGAAGCCTAATATACCGTTAGTTAATCCTTAATCGCTAACTATCGGGTGCATAAGTGGCTGTCTCCCCTAGAATATAAGGGAAGCCGTGATTTGATCATCACGATAGTGCCTTATTTTTCATCTCTAGGATGTACCTCAACTCAAACCCATTTGCAGGAGGCAACTTGCTAAATGCAAGGCTCTTTAAACGAAATTGATATTCGCAGTATTTTGCAACTGATTGAGCTTGGCCAGAGAACAGGGGAACTCATGGTCGAAGCTTACAGTTCATCCCAGATGGCCACTGAAATCGAACGCCATCCCAGCCGTTTAACCGGACAATGTTGGTTAGTGTTTTCTTGGAACGGTCGCATTATCTATGCAGGTCAAAGCGAAGGCAGCCTGATGAGATTACGCGATTATTTACGACGCTATAAAGCTGAAACCGTTCTCGCTCAGTTAGAAGTTCCCTCCATTGCTTCGGTCAATGCTCCCGAATATGGGTACTTGTGGGTATTACTTGAACATCAAGTGATTACCCCAGCCATCGCCCGTAATATTGTTCATTGTATGGTTCAGGAAACCTTGTTTGATTTACTGAGTTTACATCAAGGCGCTTTTATTTTTGAAATGGGATCTGCCTTAGCTCCCCAATTAACCACCTTAGAAATTAGCCCGTTATTAGCCAATATTTTCAA
It encodes the following:
- the hflX gene encoding GTPase HflX, encoding MRVGVGSPRQTQIPPLELPRYGNGRLSGIRCIATQTTAEPPKESALTAMAIQRLDVLAVLTLTGSGFQRRGGGETGYVKDTYIAHLVPEMDTANNQHIDNGFSAIPYYLSLPMSLDILSQQDFLDLVNGLEAEFEREFVAREVDSSQDKVLLVGVKTEKISPQRFEDGLAELVRLVDTAGGKVLQTLRQKRSQPHPQTVVGEGKVQEIALVAQTIGANLIVFDRDLSPAQVRNLETQIGVRVVDRTEVILDIFAQRAQSGAGKLQVELAQLEYSLPRLTGRGRAMSRLGGGIGTRGPGETKLETERRAIQRRISRLQQEVNQLQAHRSRLRQNRQVREVPTLALVGYTNAGKSTLLNVLTQSEVYTADQLFATLDPTTRRLEIPDTMTEEPLTVVITDTVGFIHELPPPLIDAFRATLEEVTDADALIHLVDLSHPAWESQIESVMQILREMPVTPGPGLLAFNKIDQTDGDTLRLAQEKYPQAVYISASKALGLETLRKRMAALVHYAVSNR
- a CDS encoding DALR anticodon-binding domain-containing protein → MLALAKVLTVQLGKSLRFQGIDTVDSQEIPVNHIKHETQITYGSAIALKLSSRLHQPALDLAEAICVSLKTLNAEEQCGFGQIPTDVTVYPLSSGMLQFIFTDVGIATWLEQLLRHRWTLTPLRNREISLDQFEVQYSHARCCSLLSLADREHLIQLEETNLRAVLPLKISFTSSPIPWLTDQGQLQFTQSYDYQLLMQLVKTVDALFFPLSSPHWLKLAVQLSENFQQFYRHCRIWGEVKQQTPELAQARLGLVLITQVILQILLEEKLGIMAPFEL
- a CDS encoding Crp/Fnr family transcriptional regulator, giving the protein MQSSPIPTDSNRPFLTWQRITDWAQEHYRCRSFSKDERIPARPGLLYLVQRGAVRLVGSAQLEYAKGKPNSKPRNRNLDEAFLGFVGAGQPFELVAQSPFSLQAYSHADDTTVLWMYWHDLDNWPHFRREVLDAFRYQHQRKLLWLSTLGQRRTIDRLLGFLTLLIEEYGEYYASGTGEDGFKGYCLPWSLTHSQIGSAIGSTRVTVTRLMGKLRQQGLVYTQDDNLICIPIESQNYNNALDLEDDAGFEEE
- the hmpF gene encoding pilus motility taxis protein HmpF, translated to MLYLAEVQKQSSKFGLGGGRTELKLLACQRGENNWSAVPGDEIILADDANNFKDGTLVLVDLNTGKQVQRIQEAARQLVGILQDFSRLQEKFKTQQEEIEQWKESLTYQSQELNRREMEMEARREQMEQLEEELERLEQQRQEIERSRDESNHLRSQIDQARQDIETTRQQLRDQRKQLEEQQAQLQSSPSLSAEQSELLSNLLNQLSNPVEISPLQTKLHQSLEQVTSAESLLAQHQQRLQEQRSEAERLQQTLETTTSSIKQQWQQWQQAQDTLIQNRSELASQQQLVQTKQDYAQTLQTLIQSRQTLLEQLQELASRQSQDEPAAVSVKVDIQALEAMPLEQLQAEVEQLKQEWDRWSGFVKDQEEELKYKLEEIGEIQEELKTANDGDRESLQTKLAEEQDAYQMLNETLVGQRRTLKEREDHKTQYEGVLNRRRGLSPATAGGPTDLKSVIANLETQQQEQQQQLQTLETELQQLRSTFAQRETEVNAQVQQQEQTRQQLETQEQSWIEQQRMVAELWGRINLYQEMLRPVQDSWNQVRQQLQETTTQLNQLLDLSNSQTQATTQLRQVLSGISNH